In Pontibacillus yanchengensis, the following proteins share a genomic window:
- the gatB gene encoding Asp-tRNA(Asn)/Glu-tRNA(Gln) amidotransferase subunit GatB, which produces MNFETIIGIEVHVELKTASKIFSPSPNAFGSEPNSNVNPIDLGYPGVLPVLNEEVVNYAMKAGMALNCDIASHTKFDRKNYFYPDNPKAYQISQFDQPIAENGHIDIEVDGKTKRIGITRLHIEEDAGKLTHSDDGYSLVDYNRQGTPLVEIVSEPDISSPQEAYAYLEKLKNIIQYTGVSDCKMEEGSLRADANISIRPIGQEEFGTKTELKNLNSFSFVQKGLEFEEQRQQQVLQDGGEMLQETRRFDEQTKETVLMRVKEGSDDYRYFPEPDLVPLYIDEEWKKRIYDEIPELPDTRKARYINELKLPEYDAMVLTNNKELSDFFEETINAGAEVKQASNWLMGEVSGYMNKNQKELEDLALTPQNLATMIKLIEDGTISSKIAKKVFAETVENGTEPEKFVKDQGLGQISDEGQLRDIISGILDNNQQSIDDYKNGKDKALGFLVGQVMKATKGQANPPMVNKIIIEEMDKR; this is translated from the coding sequence ATGAACTTTGAAACGATTATTGGTATTGAAGTCCACGTAGAGCTAAAAACAGCATCCAAAATCTTCAGCCCAAGTCCAAACGCATTCGGTAGTGAACCAAACTCCAATGTAAACCCAATTGACTTAGGGTACCCAGGGGTATTACCTGTTTTAAATGAAGAAGTGGTCAACTACGCAATGAAAGCAGGCATGGCTTTAAATTGTGACATTGCAAGCCATACAAAATTTGATCGTAAAAACTATTTCTATCCAGACAATCCGAAGGCGTATCAAATCTCCCAATTTGACCAGCCAATCGCAGAAAATGGGCATATTGATATTGAAGTAGATGGCAAGACGAAGCGCATCGGTATCACGCGTCTGCACATTGAAGAAGACGCTGGTAAGCTAACACACAGTGACGATGGCTATTCCCTTGTCGACTACAACCGCCAAGGTACACCTCTCGTAGAGATTGTATCAGAGCCAGACATTAGCTCACCGCAAGAAGCGTATGCCTATCTTGAAAAACTGAAGAACATCATTCAGTACACAGGCGTTTCAGACTGTAAGATGGAAGAAGGTTCCCTGCGCGCCGATGCCAACATTTCCATTCGCCCAATTGGCCAAGAGGAATTCGGTACGAAGACAGAGCTTAAGAACCTGAACTCTTTCTCTTTCGTTCAGAAAGGGCTCGAATTTGAAGAGCAGCGCCAGCAGCAAGTTCTTCAAGATGGAGGCGAAATGCTGCAAGAAACACGTCGTTTTGATGAGCAAACGAAAGAAACGGTTCTCATGCGTGTCAAAGAAGGTTCGGATGACTACCGTTACTTCCCAGAGCCAGACCTTGTACCACTCTACATCGATGAAGAGTGGAAGAAACGCATCTATGACGAAATTCCAGAGTTGCCAGATACTCGTAAGGCTCGTTATATTAACGAACTGAAGCTACCTGAGTACGACGCAATGGTACTAACCAATAACAAAGAACTTTCCGACTTCTTCGAAGAGACCATTAATGCTGGAGCAGAAGTGAAACAGGCTTCTAACTGGTTGATGGGTGAGGTTTCTGGTTACATGAACAAAAACCAGAAAGAGCTAGAGGACCTAGCGTTAACGCCTCAAAACCTTGCAACGATGATTAAGCTTATTGAAGATGGCACGATCTCTTCTAAGATTGCGAAGAAAGTTTTTGCTGAGACGGTCGAAAACGGAACTGAACCAGAGAAGTTTGTAAAAGATCAAGGCCTAGGCCAGATCTCCGATGAAGGTCAACTACGTGACATCATCTCTGGTATTCTAGACAACAACCAGCAATCCATTGATGACTACAAGAACGGTAAGGATAAAGCCCTTGGATTCTTAGTAGGACAGGTAATGAAAGCAACCAAAGGACAAGCAAATCCTCCAATGGTAAACAAGATCATTATCGAGGAAATGGATAAACGCTAA
- the gatA gene encoding Asp-tRNA(Asn)/Glu-tRNA(Gln) amidotransferase subunit GatA: protein MSLFDHKLSEIQEWLHTKEISVNDLLNEAYNRINDVDGEVKAFLTLNEEAARERANELDELRGTTEGRGLLFGMPIGIKDNIVTKGLRSTAASQILDNLNDPLYDAHVVQKLNGAESVTVGKLNMDEFAMGSSNENSSYYATRNPWNTDYVPGGSSGGSAAAVAAGEVPFSLGSDTGGSIRQPAAYCGVVGLKPTYGRVSRFGLIAFASSLDQIGPLTRTVEDNAYVLETIAGHDKMDSTSADLEVPKYTEALTGDVKGLKIGVPKEYFAEGVSEEVKTAVRDALKVYEDMGATWEEVTLPHSKYALSTYYLLSSSEASANLARFDGVRYGRRSEQAENMIDMFKLSRSEGFGDEVKRRIMLGTFALSSGYYDAYYKKAQKVRTLIKQDFEKVFANYDVIIGPTTPTPAFKVGEKTEDPLTMYANDILTIPVNLAGVPGISVPCGFSSEGLPIGLQIIGNHFDEGTVYRAAHAYEQATDYHTQKPSLGGAN, encoded by the coding sequence ATGTCATTATTTGATCACAAGCTATCCGAAATACAAGAGTGGTTACATACGAAAGAGATCAGCGTGAACGATCTTTTGAATGAGGCGTACAACCGCATCAATGATGTAGATGGAGAAGTAAAGGCCTTTTTAACCCTTAATGAAGAAGCAGCTCGCGAGCGTGCGAACGAGCTAGACGAACTTCGTGGCACAACAGAAGGACGAGGCCTTCTATTTGGAATGCCAATCGGAATTAAAGACAACATCGTTACAAAAGGACTCCGTTCCACTGCAGCGAGTCAAATTTTAGATAATCTAAACGATCCACTTTACGATGCCCATGTCGTTCAAAAACTGAACGGTGCTGAATCCGTAACAGTAGGTAAATTAAACATGGATGAATTCGCAATGGGTTCCTCCAACGAAAACTCTAGCTACTATGCTACTCGTAATCCATGGAATACAGATTATGTACCTGGTGGCTCTAGTGGTGGTTCCGCAGCTGCAGTTGCAGCAGGAGAGGTACCATTTTCACTTGGCTCTGACACAGGTGGATCGATTCGCCAGCCAGCAGCCTATTGTGGCGTTGTCGGCTTAAAGCCAACATACGGACGTGTATCTCGTTTTGGTTTAATTGCATTCGCATCATCTCTTGATCAAATCGGACCGCTAACACGTACGGTAGAAGACAATGCTTACGTTCTAGAGACCATTGCAGGCCATGACAAAATGGATTCTACTTCAGCTGACCTAGAAGTCCCTAAATACACCGAAGCTCTTACAGGCGATGTGAAAGGCCTTAAAATTGGTGTACCGAAGGAATACTTTGCAGAAGGTGTTTCTGAAGAAGTGAAGACAGCCGTTCGCGATGCATTAAAAGTCTATGAAGATATGGGTGCTACATGGGAAGAGGTTACACTGCCTCACTCTAAATACGCGCTTTCCACGTATTACTTGCTTTCTTCATCCGAAGCTTCTGCAAACCTAGCTCGTTTTGATGGCGTGCGCTATGGCCGTCGTTCTGAGCAAGCTGAAAACATGATCGACATGTTCAAGCTCTCTCGTAGTGAAGGCTTTGGTGATGAAGTGAAACGTCGTATTATGCTAGGTACCTTTGCATTAAGCTCAGGATACTATGATGCTTACTATAAGAAAGCACAAAAAGTTCGTACGCTCATTAAGCAAGACTTTGAAAAAGTATTTGCGAATTATGACGTAATCATTGGGCCAACAACACCAACACCTGCCTTTAAAGTGGGCGAGAAGACAGAGGACCCATTAACGATGTACGCCAACGACATTCTAACGATTCCAGTCAACTTAGCTGGTGTTCCAGGCATTTCAGTACCATGTGGCTTCTCTTCTGAAGGTCTGCCAATTGGTCTACAAATCATTGGTAACCACTTCGATGAAGGAACCGTTTATCGCGCAGCCCATGCTTACGAGCAGGCGACAGATTACCATACACAAAAGCCGTCCCTGGGAGGTGCCAACTAA
- the gatC gene encoding Asp-tRNA(Asn)/Glu-tRNA(Gln) amidotransferase subunit GatC, with amino-acid sequence MSRISKEQVKHVAHLARLHVSEDEADMFTKQLDDIITFAEQLNELDTEGVEPTTHVLDLKNVTRKDEPKHWLTKEEALKNAPEKQDGQFRVPSILE; translated from the coding sequence ATGTCACGAATTAGTAAAGAACAAGTAAAGCACGTTGCTCATTTAGCACGGTTACATGTTTCGGAAGACGAAGCAGACATGTTTACAAAGCAATTAGACGATATTATTACATTTGCCGAACAGCTAAACGAATTAGATACAGAAGGTGTAGAGCCTACGACACACGTTCTAGATTTGAAGAATGTGACTCGTAAGGACGAGCCGAAACACTGGTTAACAAAAGAAGAAGCACTTAAAAATGCACCAGAAAAGCAAGATGGACAATTTCGCGTGCCATCTATTTTGGAATAG
- the putP gene encoding sodium/proline symporter PutP, translating into MGTATLITFIVYLIGMLVIGLAAYRLTSNLSDYVLGGRRLGPGVAALSAGASDMSGWLLLGLPGAIYGGGLSAAWIGVGLAIGAYLNWQFVARRLRVYTEVANDSITVPDFFENRFRDNSHILRVISALVILLFFTFYTSSGMVAGAKLFEASFGLGYQQALWIGAIVIISYTFLGGFLAVSWTDFVQGILMFLALIAVPIVAINELGGWGQVMQSVGDIDPTRLDMVEGVGLLAIISSMAWGLGYFGQPHILTRFMALRSANDVPKARFIGITWMILGLYGAIFTGFVGLAYVADAGNTAALTEFGVKVVQGEGGIQMLDDPEKIFIAFSQVLFHPIIAGILLAAILSAIMSTIDSQLLVSSSAVAEDFYKAILRKNATERELVWVGRFSVGAIALIAVLLAYNPESSVLGLVSYAWAGFGGAFGPIVILSLFWKGLTRNGALFGIIVGAATVVIWKVYVTPVFALYEIVPAFILCGLVAIVVSLIDKEPSEEIKQEFDAAKAK; encoded by the coding sequence ATGGGTACAGCTACGTTAATTACTTTTATAGTTTATTTAATTGGAATGCTTGTCATTGGACTTGCGGCTTATCGTTTAACAAGTAACTTATCAGATTATGTATTAGGTGGACGCCGCTTAGGACCTGGTGTTGCCGCACTTAGTGCCGGAGCATCAGATATGAGTGGTTGGCTATTATTAGGATTACCTGGTGCCATTTATGGCGGAGGACTTTCTGCTGCATGGATTGGGGTAGGTCTTGCTATTGGTGCGTACTTAAACTGGCAATTCGTTGCACGTCGTTTGCGTGTTTATACTGAAGTTGCAAATGATTCAATTACAGTACCTGACTTCTTTGAAAATCGCTTCCGTGACAACTCACATATTTTGCGTGTTATCTCCGCGCTCGTTATTTTATTATTCTTTACCTTCTATACGTCCTCAGGTATGGTAGCTGGGGCAAAACTATTTGAGGCATCCTTTGGACTTGGCTATCAGCAAGCTCTATGGATTGGTGCTATTGTTATTATTTCCTATACATTCTTAGGCGGTTTCTTAGCCGTAAGTTGGACCGACTTTGTTCAAGGTATCTTAATGTTCCTTGCATTGATTGCAGTACCAATCGTAGCAATTAACGAACTTGGTGGCTGGGGTCAAGTAATGCAATCGGTAGGTGATATTGATCCAACTCGCTTGGACATGGTGGAAGGTGTTGGATTGTTAGCTATCATTTCATCAATGGCGTGGGGGCTTGGTTACTTTGGTCAACCACACATTTTAACTCGTTTTATGGCATTACGTTCTGCTAATGATGTACCGAAAGCACGTTTTATTGGTATTACATGGATGATCTTAGGACTTTATGGAGCAATCTTCACTGGTTTCGTTGGTCTTGCTTATGTTGCCGATGCAGGCAATACAGCTGCATTAACGGAATTCGGTGTGAAAGTCGTTCAGGGAGAAGGCGGCATTCAAATGCTAGATGACCCTGAGAAAATCTTTATCGCGTTTTCACAAGTATTATTCCATCCAATCATTGCAGGTATTCTACTAGCAGCGATTTTATCTGCAATCATGAGTACCATTGACTCGCAGCTACTTGTTTCATCTTCAGCTGTAGCGGAGGACTTCTACAAAGCGATTCTTCGAAAAAATGCTACAGAGCGTGAACTAGTATGGGTAGGTCGTTTCTCTGTTGGTGCCATTGCCTTAATTGCGGTCTTACTAGCCTATAATCCAGAAAGCTCTGTACTAGGTCTTGTAAGTTACGCATGGGCAGGATTTGGCGGAGCATTCGGCCCAATCGTAATCCTATCTCTATTCTGGAAAGGCCTTACGCGTAATGGCGCTTTATTCGGAATTATCGTAGGGGCAGCAACGGTTGTTATTTGGAAAGTATATGTGACGCCTGTATTCGCTCTATACGAAATTGTTCCAGCCTTCATCCTTTGTGGACTGGTAGCAATCGTAGTCAGCTTAATTGATAAAGAGCCATCTGAAGAAATTAAGCAAGAATTTGATGCAGCAAAAGCTAAATAA
- the pruA gene encoding L-glutamate gamma-semialdehyde dehydrogenase, producing the protein MVAPYQHEPFTDFSVPENKQAMEAALKRVEAEFGKEYPLIIGGERIYTEDRITSFNPANKEEVIGYVSKADQKLAEKAMQVADETFQWWRKSKPEMRADILFRAAAIVRRKKHDFSAHLVKEGGKPWKEADADTAEAIDFMEYYARQILTIKDGESVFNRPNVDNSRFHYIPLGVTLTLSPWNFLFAIMCGTTVAPMVTGNTVLLKPASLTPIIAYKMMEVLEEAGLPNGVINFIPGSGSEIGDYLVDHPRTRLISFTGSREVGTRIYERAAKVQPDQIWLKRVIAEMGGKDTIVVDEDADLELAADSIVNSAFGFSGQKCSACSRVVAHEAIYDTLLKRCVELTEERVNVQDPEDGSTFMGPVIDQGAYDKIMEYIKTGKEEGKLMTGGDGDASTGFFIKPTIFADLDPNATIMQEEIFGPVLGFTKAKSFDKALEIANNTDYGLTGAVITKNRLHIEQAREDFHVGNLYFNRGCTAAIVGYHPFGGFNMSGTDSKAGGPDYLLHHMQGKTTSEML; encoded by the coding sequence ATGGTAGCACCGTATCAGCATGAGCCTTTTACCGATTTTAGTGTACCTGAGAATAAACAAGCAATGGAAGCGGCACTGAAGCGAGTGGAGGCAGAGTTTGGGAAAGAATACCCTCTTATTATTGGAGGAGAACGTATTTACACAGAGGACAGGATTACATCGTTTAATCCTGCCAACAAAGAAGAAGTGATAGGCTATGTTTCAAAAGCTGACCAGAAGCTTGCTGAAAAAGCGATGCAGGTGGCGGATGAAACGTTCCAATGGTGGCGAAAATCAAAGCCTGAAATGCGCGCAGACATTTTATTTCGTGCAGCAGCCATCGTAAGGCGTAAGAAGCATGACTTCTCAGCTCATTTGGTTAAAGAAGGTGGGAAGCCATGGAAGGAAGCAGATGCGGATACAGCAGAAGCTATCGACTTCATGGAATATTATGCTCGCCAAATATTGACCATTAAAGATGGAGAGTCTGTCTTCAATCGTCCAAATGTAGATAATAGTCGTTTTCACTATATTCCTCTTGGGGTGACCTTAACCCTTTCACCATGGAATTTCTTATTTGCGATTATGTGTGGAACGACGGTAGCACCAATGGTAACTGGCAATACAGTCTTATTGAAACCCGCTAGTCTGACGCCGATTATTGCATATAAAATGATGGAAGTGCTAGAAGAAGCAGGCCTTCCTAATGGGGTCATCAATTTTATCCCTGGAAGCGGATCGGAGATTGGAGATTATTTGGTCGATCACCCTCGAACTCGATTGATTAGTTTCACAGGGTCGAGAGAAGTGGGAACGAGAATCTACGAGAGAGCAGCAAAGGTTCAACCAGATCAAATTTGGTTGAAGCGTGTGATAGCTGAAATGGGTGGGAAGGACACGATTGTTGTGGATGAAGATGCCGATCTTGAACTTGCAGCGGATTCCATTGTTAACTCAGCCTTTGGTTTCAGCGGGCAGAAATGTTCTGCATGTTCTCGTGTCGTCGCTCATGAAGCTATTTATGATACCTTGTTAAAGCGCTGTGTGGAGTTGACAGAAGAACGCGTGAACGTACAAGACCCAGAGGATGGCAGCACGTTCATGGGACCAGTTATTGATCAAGGTGCTTACGATAAAATTATGGAATATATTAAAACTGGAAAAGAAGAAGGGAAGTTAATGACCGGTGGAGATGGCGATGCCAGTACTGGATTCTTTATCAAACCGACCATTTTTGCGGACCTAGATCCCAATGCAACAATCATGCAAGAGGAGATTTTTGGACCTGTCTTAGGATTTACGAAAGCGAAGTCATTCGATAAAGCTCTTGAAATCGCTAACAATACAGATTATGGTCTAACTGGGGCCGTCATTACGAAGAATCGTCTTCACATTGAACAGGCAAGAGAAGATTTTCATGTTGGGAATTTATACTTTAATCGTGGATGTACAGCAGCTATTGTCGGATATCACCCATTTGGTGGATTTAATATGTCTGGAACTGACTCGAAAGCAGGTGGACCAGATTATTTGCTTCATCACATGCAAGGGAAAACGACGTCTGAAATGCTTTAG
- a CDS encoding bifunctional cystathionine gamma-lyase/homocysteine desulfhydrase, with protein sequence MRRKTQLIHGGITGDEQTGAVSVPIYQVSTYKQDGVGQHKGYEYSRTGNPTRHALEEFIKDIEGGKAGFAFGSGMAAITSVLMLYNSGDHLIFTDDVYGGTYRLVSSVLNRFNLDVSFVDTSDQAKIKKAIKPNTKAIYVETPTNPLLKVTDLQATSDLAEEHGLTFIVDNTFSTPYWQNPIDYGADIVLHSATKYLGGHSDVVAGLVVVNSEALASDLHFILNSAGAVLGPQDAWLLMRGIKTLGVRMEEIESNTKEFIRFLQNHPQVSNIYYPGITTHVGYDTHAKQARGGGGMVSFDVGSDANAEKLLMNLRYFTLAESLGAVESLISVPAKMTHASIPKERRAELGITDGLVRVSIGLEDVEDLKEDFEKALQG encoded by the coding sequence ATGAGACGAAAAACACAACTAATACACGGCGGTATCACGGGAGATGAACAGACAGGTGCTGTATCGGTCCCGATATATCAAGTAAGTACGTACAAACAAGATGGCGTGGGTCAGCACAAAGGGTATGAGTATTCTCGTACAGGGAATCCTACCCGTCACGCATTAGAAGAGTTCATTAAAGATATCGAAGGTGGCAAAGCTGGATTTGCCTTTGGTTCTGGGATGGCTGCGATTACCTCCGTGTTGATGCTATATAATAGCGGAGATCATCTCATTTTTACAGACGACGTATATGGAGGTACGTACCGTCTCGTATCGAGTGTGTTGAACCGTTTTAATTTAGACGTGTCGTTTGTCGATACGTCCGATCAAGCTAAGATCAAAAAAGCCATCAAGCCGAATACAAAAGCCATTTATGTAGAAACACCAACCAATCCGTTACTTAAGGTAACGGATTTACAAGCAACCTCTGATCTTGCTGAGGAGCATGGCCTGACGTTTATCGTGGATAACACGTTCAGCACGCCATACTGGCAAAATCCAATTGATTATGGAGCGGATATCGTATTGCACAGTGCCACGAAATATTTAGGTGGCCACAGTGATGTGGTAGCAGGGTTGGTCGTAGTGAATTCTGAAGCGTTAGCAAGCGATCTCCATTTTATTTTGAACTCTGCTGGAGCCGTACTTGGGCCGCAAGATGCGTGGCTGCTGATGCGAGGGATTAAGACATTAGGAGTTCGGATGGAAGAAATCGAATCGAATACAAAAGAGTTCATCCGCTTCTTGCAAAACCACCCTCAGGTAAGCAATATTTATTATCCAGGCATAACTACACACGTAGGATATGATACGCACGCAAAACAAGCTCGTGGTGGAGGTGGCATGGTGTCCTTTGATGTTGGTAGTGATGCGAACGCAGAAAAACTGCTTATGAACCTCCGCTATTTTACATTAGCAGAAAGCCTAGGAGCAGTGGAAAGTCTCATTTCCGTACCTGCGAAAATGACCCATGCTTCGATTCCGAAAGAACGAAGAGCAGAACTAGGCATTACAGATGGACTTGTCCGAGTTTCGATTGGACTGGAAGATGTAGAGGATCTAAAAGAGGATTTTGAAAAAGCACTACAAGGCTAG
- a CDS encoding PLP-dependent cysteine synthase family protein yields the protein MNYVTSVQELIGKTPLIELTKVDVPEGVRLFAKLEYFNPGGSVKDRLGQKLLSHALETGELQPGGTIIEPTAGNTGIGLALAAIGRGFRVVFVTPEKFSREKQTLMKALGAEVVNTPTAKGMTGAIEKAKQLCEEINGAYCPQQFDNDANPLTYYETLAPEMYDALDGQIDIFVAGGGTGGTFAGVSRYLKEKNPHIKNVIVEPEGSILNGGEPGSHRTEGIGMEFLPRYMDLSMFDAIYTITDDEAFAAAKRLALQEGLLVASSSGAAFVAAMREAEKASAGTNIVTIFPDSSERYMSQGFYEE from the coding sequence ATGAACTATGTAACAAGTGTTCAAGAGTTAATAGGGAAAACTCCCTTAATCGAACTCACGAAGGTAGATGTGCCAGAGGGGGTACGTCTATTTGCGAAGTTAGAGTATTTTAACCCGGGCGGTAGTGTAAAAGATCGCCTGGGCCAAAAATTACTCTCTCATGCACTAGAAACAGGTGAGCTACAACCAGGCGGAACAATCATCGAACCAACCGCTGGAAACACAGGAATAGGATTAGCCCTCGCTGCTATTGGGCGAGGGTTTCGTGTGGTATTTGTGACACCGGAAAAATTCAGCCGGGAAAAGCAAACGCTCATGAAAGCTCTAGGCGCAGAAGTTGTAAATACGCCCACTGCGAAAGGCATGACAGGGGCTATTGAAAAAGCAAAACAATTATGTGAAGAGATAAATGGAGCCTATTGCCCGCAGCAATTTGACAACGACGCCAATCCATTAACGTATTACGAAACCCTTGCTCCGGAGATGTATGATGCTTTGGATGGGCAAATTGATATTTTTGTTGCCGGTGGTGGTACTGGTGGAACGTTCGCAGGTGTATCCCGATATTTGAAAGAAAAAAATCCGCATATTAAAAACGTGATTGTTGAGCCTGAGGGATCGATTCTGAACGGGGGAGAGCCAGGTTCACACCGTACGGAGGGCATTGGGATGGAATTTTTGCCTCGCTATATGGATCTGAGCATGTTTGACGCCATCTACACCATTACTGATGACGAAGCGTTTGCGGCAGCCAAACGGTTAGCGTTGCAAGAAGGATTGCTTGTAGCAAGTTCATCAGGTGCAGCGTTTGTCGCGGCGATGCGAGAAGCTGAGAAAGCCTCTGCAGGAACGAATATTGTAACCATTTTTCCCGATAGTAGTGAACGATATATGAGTCAAGGATTTTACGAGGAGTGA
- a CDS encoding S-ribosylhomocysteine lyase, which translates to MPMNVESFNLDHTKVKAPYVRLVGITEGTKGDKIYKYDFRIKQPNVEHMDMPSLHSLEHMMAEFSRNHHDHVLDVGPMGCQTGFYIALLNDDDYDNMLRVIENTLNDVLEATEVPACNEVQCGFAASHSLEGAKQLAQDMLDKRDEWTQVFAEEQ; encoded by the coding sequence ATGCCGATGAATGTAGAAAGTTTCAATCTTGATCATACGAAAGTAAAGGCGCCTTATGTTCGTCTGGTGGGTATCACAGAAGGAACAAAAGGAGACAAAATCTACAAATACGACTTTCGCATTAAGCAACCGAACGTGGAGCACATGGATATGCCGTCTCTCCATTCCTTAGAGCATATGATGGCTGAATTCAGTCGTAACCATCATGACCATGTCCTGGATGTTGGTCCTATGGGCTGCCAAACAGGGTTTTATATTGCCCTTTTAAACGATGATGACTATGACAATATGCTCCGAGTGATTGAGAATACATTGAACGATGTACTCGAAGCAACGGAAGTTCCGGCATGTAATGAAGTCCAGTGTGGCTTTGCGGCTAGTCATAGCTTAGAAGGAGCAAAACAACTAGCTCAAGATATGCTAGATAAACGCGATGAATGGACGCAGGTGTTTGCAGAAGAGCAATAA
- a CDS encoding class I SAM-dependent DNA methyltransferase: protein MGREFIDLFNGWAASYDKTVSGDDIEYREVFAGYEAILKAVVAKTKGPNVLEFGVGTGNLTRKLINEGHHVYGIEPSMEMLKIGQLKVPEAKIQEGDFIDFTVPSEPIHSIVSSYAFHHLTDEEKETAIEKYSELLASEGVIVFADTVFESQQAKRHMIEKAIASYFHNLAEDLSTEHYSDIPTLTTICRNHGFDVMFEQLNPYVWLMVAKKK from the coding sequence ATGGGTAGGGAGTTTATTGATTTATTCAATGGGTGGGCAGCGTCCTATGATAAAACCGTATCGGGTGACGATATAGAGTATCGCGAAGTTTTCGCGGGCTATGAAGCTATATTGAAGGCTGTGGTTGCGAAGACGAAAGGTCCGAATGTACTCGAATTCGGTGTCGGGACGGGGAATTTAACGAGAAAATTGATCAATGAAGGTCATCATGTATATGGCATTGAGCCTTCCATGGAGATGCTGAAAATTGGTCAGCTAAAAGTGCCGGAAGCAAAAATCCAAGAAGGAGACTTCATCGATTTTACCGTTCCTTCTGAACCGATTCATTCAATTGTAAGTTCGTATGCGTTTCATCATTTAACAGACGAAGAAAAAGAAACAGCCATCGAGAAATATAGTGAGCTTCTAGCTTCTGAAGGCGTAATTGTATTTGCAGATACGGTATTTGAATCACAACAAGCGAAGCGGCACATGATCGAAAAGGCGATAGCTTCTTATTTTCATAATCTAGCGGAAGATTTATCAACAGAGCATTATTCAGATATTCCAACGCTAACAACGATCTGTCGGAACCATGGCTTTGATGTCATGTTTGAGCAGCTTAATCCATATGTTTGGTTAATGGTAGCGAAGAAAAAATAA
- a CDS encoding CamS family sex pheromone protein: protein MKRIALLMLSLVVLGTGCAPAYEKNEEVGVETTEQNQQEKAIVPKYSISEDYYRPLEKYKPSKSRGVITHQMANRFDIKEMEVGLRRHAKGVFDPKDYFFQEGQYLTDDILYDWLDRAKNEAETNGTPNGLNPSVKEDAGEEALRDNPKYLSHILEQDYLKKNEEGDVVQLKGMTIGLAMKSQYQFQEEIGGPVLYEDIPVAEMLKEGKQIAQTVLERLRKMEDLQDVPIMFAIYREEEKGAMVPGNFVAKTTVQGSDMKLGSWEPIQEDYVLFPSDEASGAHPEDASLISDLQNDVAEYFPNYIGVVGKGFYIEDELRELTITIPIEFKGQTEVIGLTQYVYSIIVENFPNYFDLEVNIESHNGQESLISREAGKEEPYVHIYGQ from the coding sequence ATGAAGCGGATCGCATTGTTGATGTTGAGCCTTGTTGTATTAGGGACAGGGTGCGCTCCGGCCTATGAAAAGAATGAAGAAGTGGGAGTCGAGACAACTGAGCAAAATCAACAAGAGAAAGCTATCGTTCCAAAGTACAGCATTTCTGAGGACTACTACCGTCCGTTAGAAAAATACAAGCCGAGTAAATCGCGAGGGGTCATCACCCATCAGATGGCGAACCGCTTCGATATTAAAGAAATGGAAGTTGGGTTACGCCGTCATGCGAAAGGTGTCTTTGACCCTAAAGATTACTTTTTCCAGGAAGGTCAATACTTAACAGATGATATTTTATATGATTGGTTGGATCGTGCGAAAAACGAAGCCGAAACAAACGGAACACCAAACGGTCTGAATCCATCTGTGAAAGAGGATGCTGGGGAGGAGGCGCTTCGAGACAATCCGAAGTATCTCTCCCATATCCTCGAGCAGGATTACTTGAAGAAAAATGAAGAAGGCGACGTCGTACAGCTGAAAGGGATGACCATCGGATTGGCGATGAAATCCCAGTATCAATTCCAAGAGGAAATTGGTGGTCCAGTTTTATATGAGGACATTCCAGTAGCAGAAATGCTCAAGGAAGGAAAGCAAATCGCCCAAACAGTCCTCGAGCGTCTTCGAAAAATGGAAGACCTTCAGGACGTACCAATTATGTTTGCCATCTATCGTGAAGAAGAAAAAGGAGCCATGGTTCCAGGTAACTTTGTAGCGAAAACAACAGTTCAGGGGAGCGACATGAAACTTGGAAGTTGGGAACCGATACAAGAAGATTACGTACTATTCCCATCTGATGAAGCTAGTGGAGCCCACCCCGAAGATGCCAGTCTGATAAGTGATCTTCAAAACGATGTAGCGGAGTACTTCCCGAACTATATCGGCGTAGTAGGAAAAGGCTTTTATATTGAAGATGAGCTTAGGGAATTAACGATTACAATCCCAATTGAATTCAAAGGACAGACTGAGGTCATTGGGTTAACTCAGTACGTTTACTCCATTATTGTGGAGAATTTCCCGAACTACTTTGACCTAGAAGTGAACATCGAGTCTCACAACGGACAGGAGAGCTTGATTTCAAGAGAAGCAGGAAAAGAAGAACCATATGTTCATATATATGGCCAGTAG